atttataccaaGTCGTATAAAAGacttatgtataattttaaacaagtggatacatttaatgaaataataaaaatagaacttCTCGGAAATGCAATTGATAACGTTGTATCATTTAATTCTGtcaaaatcttaaatattttattttcttttaaacaaaGGTGACGAACCGAATAAGACTAATCATGCataaatttgtatgatatttatcttataccacattatttaatataataatatcattgatttatataattgctatactattaaaattattaaagcacAATATCTAGTTCATAGCATTTGACCATGCCTAAGACGCTTTCGAGTTCACCGTCGCGGTCGTGATCATGgtcactttataaaattattggaaaattttatcttaCAGAACCttgtaagtttaaattaactatGAAAATCCAGTGCACAGTGGAAATGTTAAATAGTGCAAttgaattatcattattactaatacatattattaaaaatttattttgaatttaccTGTATTATATTCATGGTTATCGATGAACTTGAAAACATAATAGATGACACAATTCCAAATACAGCAACACTAGCAGCATCGTCTACACCGGACACAGCCAACACAAGTGTAGGTATCCCTTTGGACACTCCATATCCTTTACCTCTGAGGCGAAATAGACAAGGTACAATTACAGCTGGTGACACAGCTGCTATTATTGAACCAAGTAGAAATGctataaagagaaaacattttattaaaatatatcttatctatatatatcttattaatatatcttattaatcattatttcattaagccatattttgatgtaaatttaaacttacCCCAATCCCATGGTAAACCGAGCAAAAGGTTGGCCATAATAGCGCATAGACAACATTCGAATGTCCATGGCACTAGAGCTAGTTTTATAACAGTAAAGAAATACTTTTTCATTGCAACTGGGTCTAGGTCTAATCCTGCCCTAGTTAAAATTATCGTTAAAGCtatttttctgaaataaaaaatatcgtgtGGATTATAATACTCAAAGATATTGCGTGAAAAACTTATAATCAGTTTAACTTTGTTTAGAACTAACCTTATATAAGAGCACACATGTTGATAATCGgaattgaaattaacaaaacCAATATTTTTTAGGATTATTCCCACAATTAACATCCCAATTAGCGCTGGAAGCGTGGTAAGTTTCACCATAAGCCACCCGCCGAAGTACGCCGCTATAGTCATAACTGCTAGCGTAAACAGCTGCCCTCCAGGCGCTGCTGTTTCTCCTAATACTATCCATATTGTAACCCAAACTAAAATACCTgtaaaaaagaataacaatgcattacattaatatttcaaactagctgcgtcccgcggtttcacccgcgtaagtccgtatcccgtaggaatatcgggataaaaagttgcctatatgttattccagttgtccagctatctacgtactagatttcgttgcaatcggttaaatagtttttgagtgaaagagcaacaaacccacatacatccttacaaactttcgcatttataatattagtaggaagtaggactagtaggattagtaggatagtcgGATACACATTCCTTAATTCCTTGTACTTTCAACCGAACTCGAAAAAacgcaataaattttaaaggctGTTACGGTTAGAATGCATTCTTGTTTTAAGTGCAGTTTTTATTTGGCAGTAGGCATTATTATGAATTGCATTAGGgttatgtatacaatattcaaactcaaactcaaacatttattcatttaattaaacttcttatagaagcacttttgaattgtcatattacacagttataacctttaccaattatataaacatttgtaatgaaataGGAAAGCCCTTTAAGTTTAGttagcaattaaaaatatcctcTTTTCTTATTCAAGTAGTCCACATATTTCGTGCATCAGATTTTATGATAACGCAATAGTTATgacgatataaaaaattctatgaattttgtgaaaacgtagcaaaatgtattcaaaaatgtcatacataaaaatgcattCACGCGCCAATTGTTaaactttcataaaataatgtgaattCGGAATGAAAAGAATTAAATCCACCTTAAGTAATAGGTAcactaaaatcaaaataaatagtgaGAAGGATATAGGCATTCACTATTGAGTAATGAACCCTAACTAAATCGAAGTGATGAAACCAAGCAGGCAACTACTTATCACGTGAATTGTAGCCATTGTAATTGGAATAGGTACATAGATagcattaatattatgtttgttctgtaaactcataatatataaaaacattatttacgaTTTCATTGAACTGAttgaacattataaataaaatgtcaattcCTCTTTGTTCGAGTAAAGCAAAATCTTAGTAATTTAGATAGaagtaagattttttttaatatccatCGATAAGAATTTTATCgcataatatagaaaaaaagcatcggtataaaatactatgaaattattttataggcgAAGCAATACCTACAGATTCACGTTctattaaagtattatgtaCTTctaatgattatataaaaaaaaaattggtgttTTTGGTATATAGCTGCgcctagctgcgccccgcggtttcacccgcgtaagtccgtatcccgtaggaatatcgggcctaatagatgttggccgattctcagacctacccaatatgcttaccaaatttcagaggaatcggtcaagccgtttcggaggagtatggcaacgaaaactgtgacacgagaattttatatatatagattttctaTAAAGGTCACCCACCAGGTACCACCCATCAGGTACCACTTCATATTgaccaaatgacaaaaatgtcttatcaaacacaaaaaaaatcacgtcaatcggttAAAAATCCAACGAGTTGTcagtaacaaaaattaataaaaatatactgtcGGTTTGGAACTTgcgtttttgggaacgtcagTTAATAGGTCGTATCGGAATTTTTTGTCACATGTCACGGTTTTGATTCGATTAGTTACAAAGCTACGGGTACTGCGCACCGACGATGTCAATGTTTCCCAATTAGATTACTTTGTAATACTTGGAATCAATAAAGAGTTAAgacagaaataattattggaagaaatttggtatatgAGAAAAATGAAcctatacatatgtatatgcTCCatgtagtatattattttatttttgttattaatagttgtcttgtatatttttaaggacttaattgatacataaaatttcatagtaATTGAGTTATAACAATAGTACTCACCAATTAATAATACTGAAACGTTTTGAGCAAAGTGTCTGTATGAAGGACATAACGGGTACGGGCAAATTTTTTGCCAGTGCGGAGGCTCCCACGACGGAGTTCCGGCGTCGTCGCTGTGACACTTTTGGCAACAAGCGTACCACCACGATCTATACAAAACAGATTAAGATACAGTTAAATCGCTTAAGCACATTCGAAACTAAACCAGTTTAGTATTATCCACATACCTCTCGATGTGTTCACTGTGATGTGATAAAGCCTTCTTGGAATAAATTGATGATGTCgttgagtattttttatatctacctTCTATATGCGCAGGTCGATCTGCGAATAAAACAACTTGATGTATTACCGACACAGAAGGTATTGCGTTACTGAAGGTTTTTCGTTAAtcgatataattattgaagatATGAGAATGGACAGGTGAACATGAATATTGCCTGTATgctaaatatgaataatgtatgtctcgaataattacttttatcgATATGCAATAGACCaagtactatatttattaattactttatagaaataatatttaaatgcatacCCCAAGATGAATCCATTTCAGCCGCCATGGCATTGTGCAGGTTGCTTTTTCGGCGCGATGGCCCTTCCGCTTGTCCAGATACTCGGCCATTCCTGCTGgtcaacatttattatatactagcttttcgcccgcggcttcgcccgcgtagaattcgcttatatcgcgcgacatggtaaggagtattttcttcgcattaaaatgtatggtttgttatttcccacgtttagctccatcttcataccaagtttcgtcaaaatcggtttgacaataaagaactttcatacaaacattcatcccctctttcaaccctttctacccttttttcgcgatagaaagtatcctatgttctttcccaagttcatttctatcttcataccaaattttgtgaaaatcggttcagtggtttaggcgtgaaagcgtaacagacagacagacagacagacagagttactttcgcatttataatattagtagggataattaaaaatatgtgcattataaatactatCTCAATACTAATTCTTAGGAGATATTCATTTATGAATACACTGTCTTTCAacatacatacctatatagatatatattgaagagatctttaatataattcacacAATAACATTGTTTCAATTATCGATGTTGATTACTACAtatcatgaatattttttcgtaCAATGAATTTGAGGTATCAGTCACtacaaagtttaatttattttataaatattccgtTGAACTGTCAAGGGCATGAAATGTTCTACTTATATTGGCATTGCTTGGGCCATGCACTTGCAAAAGGTTAAATTACTTTGCCCATAAAAGTGTAAATCATGTGACTGCCAAGGTTTTTGTGAATGCAAGGTGCATTAAAGTGACATTTCGATCAAGTGAATTGATAAAAGCTTTCTTGAATAGATATAAcgctaatattgtaattaagttacaaacgaattttattatttatttataaatgaaagtatATGAAATCGAGTTAATGAATAACGTAATATACATAATGCGTTGCATGGTCATTGTACCGAGACGTATGGCTAGCCTCGCCATATCGGCCATGGTGAacgatttttttcttattattggAACGAATCATAGGTATAGCAAGTTTGatgattacaatttaatatttaccggTTTTTGCAcggatatttttatacttggGTATATTGACCCAATTTCACTTAAAACGTAACgagttgaaattaaattagtgAACGTTTACTATACTAAAAATTtgactttaaattgaaattattttattgtattttttatagattattaggataattatttattatagcgatattattattataacttgaCACTTATATGACTAAGAAGAAGACTTAGTCTTATAAgtgtaaagttatttaatttatcagtgtcttaaatttcatccacattaattattccagttatttagaattgattaaataacGAACACTTAAAACCTCTTATCATAGAcggttgaatataaaatttcaaaccaaaatttaaacattgctAAAtgcgttatattttttaattagcttttttcaataaaacgaggttcattatttaatttaatgacttggattcttatttatttaaaaattttatattaactttaatattacaatgtaaGCTTTCTtagaataaacatttaaagcgATGAAGATTTTTATTGGGTAACGTATTTTAAGATATAcctaaatacatttattcataagtaatttaaacttattggacagtgtttcattaaattctgatttgaatttaataagttatctacaatataagttttaatatttattataaaaatataatagggtaaacaataatttaaagaatattttaccTTGTACAGATAAACATGTGTTCAAATAGTtcatatttcgtttttatagcgttgattttattgtacaatttaatgAGACTTACCAATGTCTATTGAGTGCGTCGGTCTCAAGTGACGAGTCTGATGGGAGATAGGTGTCATAGTGACTGAGGCTACTGTGAGACATCCTACATGGCACTCAAAGAGTCTTGTACACTTGCAGTCGAACGTTAAGGTGCGCGTGTTTCAAATGTGCGCGAGGGCATGCCGTTCGATTCAGCACACTCCATACCTATGCGATACCGTGTGTGCATCTTATAGGAGACGGTACAGCCAAGTCCAGCCGCCCGCTTCCTCTCACCCCTGGCACGTGACTGCCTAACAATGCTGGTTCTCGCCGGCCGGCTAAACTCTTATTGGCTGACGATAAATGTTTTAGCCGATCGCATGCATGCAAATTCGCGTAAAGGGTAGCGGCTGTGCCGGAGCGCAAGTGTCAAGCAACTGAANNNNNNNNNNNNNNNNNNNNNNNNNNNNNNNNNNNNNNNNNNNNNNNNNNNNNNNNNNNNNNNNNNNNNNNNNNNNNNNNNNNNNNNNNNNNNNNNNNNNNNNNNNNNNNNNNNNNNNNNNNNNNNNNNNNNNNNNNNNNNNNNNNNNNNNNNNNNNNNNNNNNNNNNNNNNNNNNNNNNNNNNNNNNNNNNNNNNNNNNNNNNNNNNNNNNNNNNNNNNNNNNNNNNNNNNNNNNNNNNNNNNNNNNNNNNNNNNNNNNNNNNNNNNNNNNNNNNNNNNNNNNNNNNNNNNNNNNNNNNNNNNNNNNNNNNNNNNNNNNNNNNNNNNNNNNNNNNNNNNNNNNNNNNNNNNNNNNNNNNNNNNNNNNNNNNNNNNNNNNNNNNNNNNNNNNNNNNNNNNNNNNNNNNNNNNNNNNNNNNNNNNNNNNNNNNNNNNNNNNNNNNNNNNNNNNNNNNNNNNNNNNNNNNNNNNNNNNNNNNNNNNNNNNNNNNNNNNNNNNNNNNNNNNNNNNNNNNNNNNNNNNNNNNNNNNNNNNNNNNNNNNNNNNNNNNNNNNNNNNNNNNNNNNNNNNNNNNNNNNNNNNNNNNNNNNNNNNNNNNNNNNNNNNNNNNNNNNNNNNNNNNNNNNNNNNNNNNNNNNNNNNNNNNNNNNNNNNNNNNNNNNNNNNNNNNNNNNNNNNNNNNNNNNNNNNNNNNNNNNNNNNNNNNNNNNNNNNNNNNNNNNNNNNNNNNNNNNNNNNNNNNNNNNNNNNNNNNNNNNNNNNNNNNNNNNNNNNNNNNNNNNNNNNNNNNNNNNNNNNNNNNNNNNNNNNNNNNNNNNNNNNNNNNNNNNNNNNNNNNNNNNNNNNNNNNNNNNNNNNNNNNNNNNNNNNNNNNNNNNNNNNNNNNNNNNNNNNNNNNNNNNNNNNNNNNNNNNNNNNNNNNNNNNNNNNNNNNNNNNNNNNNNNNNNNNNNNNNNNNNNNNNNNNNNNNNNNNNNNNNNNNNNNNNNNNNNNNNNNNTGTTTCGGTGTTATTACATTTCCACTACGAACTTCGAGTGACCAATCTAtaccagtatataagtgtataatctatgaacTGAATGACGAGTCAATGCTCACTAccatactttaataataattaaacaaatgtttccAAACCTTTGACTACgtcataaagaaaacaaatactttattattgaaaatattacgtGCACATGCTTTGTGGCGTTTACGCCATTGTGATAAACgacaacataaaaacaaatttcgtgccccgattttttttttgtggtttaTATGCTATATAACAAGAAAGTAAGAATATAGTAAGAAATACAGATCCAAATGTTAGAATTACAATTGTGAGTAGCtagataaaatgtttaaattggaATATAACCTTGTATCTCATAAGGATCCAATATTACTAACTATactgtacaataaaaaaggaatttataaaaaaatgtccttctattatatatttataaattattatacctgGACATATTGGTGAGTACCTGATATGTTTATATAGAGGGGAGATAAGCTTCAGGgctattttcaatttaagaaaatatatctctgaatgaaatagataattttgcCATTGTACTTTCGAATATTTTGAAtgtggtaataaataatagtcaaagttctctttaaaaaaaattaaagcattctaacaaaaatatgaatttagtcaataattaaaaacggtaattttactttcattcaatataaaagatgagtttataattgtaaatttacattttggacttatccctactaatccctactaatattataaatgcgaaagtaactctgtctgtctgtctgtctgttacgctttcacgccaaaaccactgaaccgattttgacaaaatttggtatgaagatagaactgaacttgggaaaggacataggatactttttatcgcgaaaaaagggtagaaagggttgaaagaggggatgaaagtttgtatgaaagttcgttattgtcaaaccgattttgatgaaacttggtatgtagatggagctaaacgtgggaaagaacaaaacatactttttaatacgaagaaaatattccttaccatgtcgcgcgatataaccgaattatacgcgggcgaagctgcgggcgaaaagctagttatatataaagcaattaaaataacataaagatCAAATAATAAGtgagaaaaaataatcaacGTTTACATGCGACTATGAGAAATAactatattctttaaaaaatttagtcATGTGGGCGTACATCATACATATCATTCGGAACGATTACAATGTAGGTTTCCAATACTAAAGTCACGTGAGTGTCAAGTGATTATTCATCGCCCGAGTTGGGCCATTGAAGCATTTAAGTTGTAAGTATTTGTGTACGCATTTTGGGATGGCCAAATAAGCTGAGCTACGGTTTGGCGCGGGCGCATAATCATTCTAGCTCTGTGTTCACTAGCCACCGTCATACCTTTCACAAAATACAGTCACGTGACGGTCGCTAAAGATGAATGTTGTTATTGCTCTATGtagatttgtaataataattctagGAGTACAAGTGAAAGGTACGACTACATACGCCATATCCGCCATATCTCCAATTGCAAACCGTTTGTTAATGAACAGAACatttagtacatattttagtggtttcataataattaaaaataattttaacaaaatacagaAGATAGTTTCCTATATTTGCCGAAAGAAATATGCGAAGTAATCAAGAGTATTTtgcttgtttattaatattcattacagTTGATTCATTCAACGTAACGGCgctttatgaaataaaattacaattgaaattATCTTTCAGATCAGCCTGTTTAAAATACGATCATAAATATATCGTAGATCGTAAGCTTATATGGCTACTTAATATAATGAGCTACTTAATATGATAGCGAGAATCTAAATTTGGGGATAGGTATGCattttgctttaatttattttatttgttgacgATCTTTAATAATACGTAATGTATTGTAGAAGTTGTTTTAGAGccattaataaaaagaagaataaTATAGGAAATTAGTAATATCCATTATTCCACGACGTAACtgtattattagtaaaataacaGAGTTACATCGTGCAATAATGttcttgaaatatttctttactgaattttatttgattacattactacattacatatatttaaggtAGGTCACGTAAAAGAAATGGTCagtgtgtaattatttttagcagAAAAACAGAAAGTGACACAGAATTTAACCCTGTGGCACATCTGTTATACTTGGAACACCCGGAGAAGTGGCTGCATTGatgtattttatctttattacacCCTATTAGTTGCTTTGTCTCCTATCTTAACAATGCAGCCTACACCTTTAGCATGTTCTCTATTGCATGCACTGGCAATGTTAAAGTCCGGTATAAAGTATCCGGCGTACCTTTATTTTTGGCCACGTTACAGCGCAACAAAGCATATCAATagaattttcttgtgttttattttacgcgagtattatacatttagaaattaaaaactttttaacggattttaaacgcgatttattcattatattattaacacgacgtttcgaacactttacagcgagcgtggagACTGcaaagtgtttaaaatccgttaaaaagtttttaatttcgaaaagcatatcaaattcaaatatatataataatatttcaaggtCAAGTATTTTGTAAGAGAATTGATTTATGTTTTGATAGAATTGCTGTTTACAATAATTCTTATTGTTTTGCCTCTCCTTTGTCaaaattgaatgtttaaattatggtAATAATCATATTGTTGCGTTTAACTGAAATATAAAGAgtatgataatttttgtttaattgtacaTTTTCCATTTGCTGTTTGTctcagttattattatttaatttttcaaaatttaaaca
The Zerene cesonia ecotype Mississippi chromosome 1, Zerene_cesonia_1.1, whole genome shotgun sequence DNA segment above includes these coding regions:
- the LOC119828438 gene encoding sodium/hydrogen exchanger 9B2-like isoform X5, which translates into the protein MSHSSLSHYDTYLPSDSSLETDALNRHWNGRVSGQAEGPSRRKSNLHNAMAAEMDSSWDRPAHIEGRYKKYSTTSSIYSKKALSHHSEHIERSWWYACCQKCHSDDAGTPSWEPPHWQKICPYPLCPSYRHFAQNVSVLLIGILVWVTIWIVLGETAAPGGQLFTLAVMTIAAYFGGWLMVKLTTLPALIGMLIVGIILKNIGFVNFNSDYQHVCSYIRKIALTIILTRAGLDLDPVAMKKYFFTVIKLALVPWTFECCLCAIMANLLLGLPWDWAFLLGSIIAAVSPAVIVPCLFRLRGKGYGVSKGIPTLVLAVSGVDDAASVAVFGIVSSIMFSSSSITMNIIQGPLSVIGGIAFGVFCGYLVKYFPERNDAFLVPLRVLLLLTGGLMSVLGSEEIGWGGGGPLAVIAFAYVACKNWVEQGWELEDNPVATAFEIFWMFFEPMLFSVTGAQIVISELPPHLVMVGCGILVTCVVLRAIVTSVSAVRSNLNMKEKIFVGLAWMAKATVQAALAPVALDEVRKLAGNNEPSAELINYAETVITVCIMSIVITAPLGAIVITITGPRLLSKTTKPPVLEGWRRSHRPSIRDISIIDEEEIAERDAEMSAEVHNSPPSSPDPTTKAPNAYSTPNPITVQPNHRT
- the LOC119828438 gene encoding sodium/hydrogen exchanger 9B2-like isoform X4 — encoded protein: MSHSSLSHYDTYLPSDSSLETDALNRHCRNGRVSGQAEGPSRRKSNLHNAMAAEMDSSWDRPAHIEGRYKKYSTTSSIYSKKALSHHSEHIERSWWYACCQKCHSDDAGTPSWEPPHWQKICPYPLCPSYRHFAQNVSVLLIGILVWVTIWIVLGETAAPGGQLFTLAVMTIAAYFGGWLMVKLTTLPALIGMLIVGIILKNIGFVNFNSDYQHVCSYIRKIALTIILTRAGLDLDPVAMKKYFFTVIKLALVPWTFECCLCAIMANLLLGLPWDWAFLLGSIIAAVSPAVIVPCLFRLRGKGYGVSKGIPTLVLAVSGVDDAASVAVFGIVSSIMFSSSSITMNIIQGPLSVIGGIAFGVFCGYLVKYFPERNDAFLVPLRVLLLLTGGLMSVLGSEEIGWGGGGPLAVIAFAYVACKNWVEQGWELEDNPVATAFEIFWMFFEPMLFSVTGAQIVISELPPHLVMVGCGILVTCVVLRAIVTSVSAVRSNLNMKEKIFVGLAWMAKATVQAALAPVALDEVRKLAGNNEPSAELINYAETVITVCIMSIVITAPLGAIVITITGPRLLSKTTKPPVLEGWRRSHRPSIRDISIIDEEEIAERDAEMSAEVHNSPPSSPDPTTKAPNAYSTPNPITVQPNHRT